From the genome of Desulfovibrio sp. JY:
GGCGATGGCCGAGACGTCGCCACCATTGAGCAAGTCATCGGCAAGCTGCGCCTGCAAGGCGTCCCACAGAGGGTTTCCGAACTCCCCTTCCTGGTAGCAAAAGACGGCCCCCGGCGTGTCCATGGCCGGCAGCGTCGGCCGCACGCCCTCGAACTGCGGGATGACGATGGACGGGATTGAGGGCACGTCGGTGTCAAGAAGCTCCGGCACTTCCGGCAACGTCACGTCTGGATCGGCCGGAATGTCGATGTCCGTCACCTCGGGAGCATCGCCCGGCGCCGTCGGGAAAATGATGTCGTCGAAGCTGGGGAAAGACAACGACGGAGCCGTCGCCGTCAGCGTCGGCGTTTCCACGTCGGGCACCGTGGCCGTGGCCAGTTCCGGCGCGGTCGGGGCCTCGGGAGCGGTGAAGGAAAGCCCCTGCACGTTCGGAGCGGACGGCATGCCCGACATGGACGGTGAATCCGGCGTGGACGGTTCGGACACGCTCGGCGCGTCGATGAGCACGCCCGAGGCCAGAGACGCCAGCACGTCGTTCAACTGGGACTGGATCTCCGACGAATAGTTAAGACTGGTAGCCTGAATTTCAGAAATGTCGGTGGCCATTACACTCTCCTGCGCCGTCTGCCGAGATTGAGAAGATCCAGACTCACGCTCGTGAACTCGAAATCGCTGCCGTCGCTCTCGACGCGCCACTGCGCGTCCGTGCCCATGCAATCCCGGCCGAAGACAAACTGCCCCTGGCCAAGCGGCGTGCCCGGCATCCAGTCCCCGCCGTCGCACCGCGCGAAAAGCGACAGTCCGTCGATGTTGGCCCCCTGGATGCTCCCACCACGCACCCGCTTGACCATGTCCGTGCCGACATCGATGCGCGGCCCCTCGATGATGGCCACTATGGATTCTCCGGCGTCGTCATCCCCGCCAAGGCGGTACAGGCCGTCCGGCGCGCAGCCGTAGACCACGCCGTTCATGGAGAAAAATCCCGTGAAGGGAAGCCCAAGATATTGGCTGACGGCTCCGGAATCGGCCGCCACAGACAGCGTCAGCGTATCGCTCATGTCCACCTCGTGGAGTCGTAGACAAGGTCATGCGCCCAGGGCGCGGCCGGGATGGCGTGCCCGCGCATGGCAGGGATCGGCAGTGACAAATCAGCCATCGCCTCGGAGAGCGGCGAGGCAGCGCCGACCACGACCAGATGCGGCAGATCCACCAGCACCCGCGCCGCAGGCCCCTGGACAGCACGCCCATAACCGCGCGGCAAGGGCAGGTCGCACGCGCCGTCGCACAGGCCGCCCACGCCGGCCCGGGCCGCCACGGTCGGTTTCGGCAGTTTCAAGGAGGCATCGGCCAGCAACTCCGACACGGCGCTTGCGACAATGGCCAGATGCGGCAGCTTGAACGATGCGTGGCCGCCGCCGCCGGCTCCCCCCGAGATGGCAAACACGGGCAATGCACAATCGGCATGCGCGCCGGTCCGGGCCACGACCGATGGGGCCGGAAGCACCATTTCGCCCGTGGTCGCGTTGGCCTGTTTGCCGGTCGCGGCCATGGCCGCGTTGGGCAGCGTCATCGCAGCGCGCGCCCCACAGCGGCCCGACGCCGTCATGGTCAGGCCCAACGTCCCCTTGAACAGCGTCATCGCTCCCAAGGCGGAAAGGCTGATCGTTCCCGCAGCGGTCGGCACCGGAAGCGCCATGTCACCCGTGGAACGGTTGGCCTCGAGCTTGGAAATATAGTCCGCGTCGTTGACCGCGTAGAACCGCTCATCGGTCAGGATGTAGGAAATGGCCGTGTAGGCGTCGGTCACGTCCACCTGCCGCTTGATCGTGGTCAACGCCCCGGCGTAGGTGGAGGCGCCCCGGGTCCAGTCGAGGGGAATCCACTCCTCATCCGTGGTCCGCCGGTACATGCCCCAGGCGTGGCCGGTTTCGACCAAAGCCGTGGTCAACACCGTGCCGAACGCCGTGCGGATGCGGCCCGGGTCGATGCCGGCAGCAAGCATCAGCGAATGGGCCAGGATCGAACCGTCCTCGCAGTCGCCATGCTCCTTTCGCAGCGTGGCCACGGCGCACATCCAGGTGTCGCCGATGCCGTCCCCGTCGGACGTGTAGGTCAGGAGATCGGCCACATACCGGATGATAGCCCGGGCCATGACATCCTGATCGGTCAGGCCAGCGCAAATGGACGCCGCCGCATCCGCGATAGTGATGCTGCCCTGCTGCAACAGCCGCACCACGGCGGCCGACGTGGCCCCATTGGCAATAGGTTTGTCCAGGCCGCAGACGTAGGCCTCGTCAGCCAGGGCCGGAAGCGTCATCGCTCCCGTGGCCGTGCGGCTAAACGAGCCATCCAGTCCGTAAGCGGACCAGGACGGCAAGGCGTTGCTGGCTATGGCTCCGGTGGAGCCGACGGCATACAGCGGCGGCAGCAGAGCTTGCGACTCGATAAGCACGTGCCCGGCCCCGGAGGCGGTCAGGGCCGTCAGTTCGGGCGTGCCCCAGGCCGGGCGGTAGCCGTCCGTTGTGCCGGTGCTGCCGAGCACAGGCAAAGCCACCTTGGCGTTGGGAGCCCAATCGCCCGATGCCTCGACCACAGGGGCCAGGAGCGTGACCAGGCCAACCACACCGCAGGTGGCCGTACCGGCTCCGGTAGGCAGAGCCATGATGCAGACGCCGTCGCCCGTGGGGTTGTCCACGGCGGCAGCTTCCATGGTGGCGATGTAGTCGAAAATGGTGGTCATCAACTTATTACCACAGTATTATTAACAATTGAAACGGTGTGTTTCCCGCTTGACGATCCAATAAAATCTATACTCATTCCTGATGGAATGTAATATTTCGTCCCATTGATCCAAACATATCCACCATTTGTATCCGATCCTGATGTTGTCTGTTCAGTGTACTGGATTGATGGACTTTCATAGTTGAATAATGCTTCGACATCCTGAGTAGCCGGAATAAGCGTCTCACAGTCGAAGATATCTCCAAAAACAAGCTCACCTATCATGCTTGTCTCGATAGCGATAGCCTTGTAAACCTGGAACCGAAGGAACTCGTCAGAACTTGTGTATTTGTAGAACGTCCCATATCCGATAAACGAGGCCTTGATCGTAAAATCATCATCGTTACCCGTGTCACTATAAATCATGCGGCAATCAGGGAGCGCGGAGCCGACCACATAGTCGCCCTGAGGGACTCCGCACTTGGGCGTCCGCATCAACGTGAACTTGGAACCGAGAGATGCGCCAGCTACAATATCACCAGCGGACGGCCCCATGCGGATATCCAGAGCGACCGGGAAGTTGTTAAAGACACAGGGGATGGATTGGGGGTAAGGAAGTTTCATAAGGTCCTATAAAATTTTCAAAAATGTTTGATATAAACTAGTTCTCGTCTGTTGACGGACCACATCTGAGTAACTAGTCCATGCCCCTACTATTGTAGATGAGTATTTAATTTTAGTGTTGTTGAGCATAGGTAGAAAATTAAACGAGTATTCTTTTGTTAATATGCAAGATCCGTTTAATGAAAAATTTAAACTACCTTCTATTAATTTGAACTCTATTAAATTTTTTGATCCATCTGTAAAAAGTCCAGGAACCTTCGATATATACTGACCGTTTTCATATGTGTGCCATATGTTATACATGCTTGCGGAGATATCACCAAAATCAGAAGATAAATTGTAATTTAAATCTGCTATTCCTCCAGAGCTTATTCCTTCCGGACTTAATGTAAGGCGTGCGTCGATCGTTGTATTTTGTTCTTCTGAATTTAAAGATATATCAATAATTTCTACGTTCACGTCAGGCCCCAAAACACCAACTGGCGACCTGAATATAAACCCCATTTCTATTCCATAACTACAAACGAATGGAACTTCAACGTCAGCCTGCACATATCCACCGACAGAATATCCGCTGTGCGCTTCTCTAGCTAATGCCGATACGCTTTTCACTGCTTCGTTATCAACGACCAAGGCATAGTCTTTGTCTCCTGGAAATGTTGCAGGTTGACAGTCTTCTCCTGCTCCAAACACAACGACAATGGAGTTGTCATTTTTATAGTATCCAATGCTTTCCTTTTTAGGTAACGCCACAAACATTTCGTTAAATTTGTGTCCGCACATCACATCGCGATAAAATTCTCGTGTTGTAAGATCGGGAGATTTTGAAACTATCTGTCCAGCCTCATTATAATACTGCTTAATGATTCCCATAATTAAACCATCATCGCCTGCATGCCCATCCCTTGTAACTGCCCTGCCTCGCTATCATCAGCCACGAACGCCTGCCCGAAGGCCTCTTTCGCCAAAAGCACAGCCTCTTCTTTAGTCAACATATGGTGATAGAAGCGCATCATGGTTATATCCATATAGGAAGAAAATTCCCATTGGGATGTATACTTAGAAACAGGGTCGTTTGGTGACCTTGTAAATGACCAATCATCAGCGGCGACAGGTAACTTTAGTATTTCGCCAAATCCATCTTCTGGAACAAAATTACCAAGAGATTGCATACTCTTGAAAATTAGCGTATTATTATCGCCCTGTTTCGTAATATACAGCGAACAATTCCCGCTAGCATCCATCGCCAGACAGACGTGATACCAAGCTGCAATATCCAGTTCGTCGGAAACGATTGGCAACAAACTGTATTCAGATTCATAGTTGCATATTTTTCCGGCCAAAATCCTATTGCCATTGTACCAAAGAAGCCCGCAAAAATTGGTACCAATCATGTATCCTTGTGAGTGACAGACAGGGAATGGCTGGTTCCCAAAGGCTAAAGACGGCTGCGCGTCCGTCATGTAAAGTTTGTACTGGTAATCTTTGAGCGTCAGGATGGTATCCTTGACCGAGCCATCCCCATTATACTCATAGACATAGGAAATTACCGTCGAATAGCGTTTCGATCCATCAGATAACGAAGCAACGGCCCGCGTGCCTGCGGCCTTCCCATGCTCGCCATCGACTTTGAAGGTGCAGAACGAGGCGTAAGGCGCGGCGTTGGCAACCTCCGCGTTCTCTTCCCACCCATTCTGAAACTCTCCTGTAAGTGTTTCCAGTTCACCAGCCACCTTATCCCAATAGGGCGAGGCGGAATCATAATCTGATGCGAGGAGTGGTTCGCCGTCACAGATCGTCCCAATCTCGCGATAGCCGATAAGATGCTCTGCGCTGGCCACGAAATTTTCGTTGTACGTCGGCCACGGGTAGGTGAACTTGACCCAATGTTTCGAGAACCGCGACGGAATATGCCAACCAATGAGTGGCACAGCGCTTCCCGGGCAGACTGCCGACCACGTAGTCCCGTCATCAGATGTCAGGATGCGCGGCTTAATGGGGTTGTAAACCTGATAGCCGCAGTCAAGCTCTTGCGTCTTCGACGTGAAACTATAGTCCAACTCTATCGGCTTCCGCAGTCGCACCAACGCGGAAACGGAAAACGCACCTGATGTCGGCAAATTGTATGACGACATCTGGAGACGTCCGCCGCTGAAGCCGCTGTTCGGCTCTGCTCCTTCCAAATAGCAAACCTTGGCGTTCCGCGAGATTGACCCATCAGGAGATGGAAGAAGAGAGGCGAGGCCAACATCTTTGAACGAGAGGGTCTTGACGCCATATCCTTTATTTGTACCGTCAATGTTTGGATCAACAGACCCCTGCGCTATATATATTTCGTTTTGCAGGTCTTCATCCTTAAACGAATACCGGGCCTTGCACCCCGGCACATAATAGAACTGCCCCGCCTGCAATGCCGGAATGTCCACCGGCTCTCGCTCCGGTTGAAGTGGCTGCGTTCGGGGTGGACAGAAAATCTCGATGGTCCAGACATCCACCAGCGGGCCGCAGTTACGCAGCACGGAATAGGTGGTGCCATCGCTCCCGGCGAACCGCCGAACGAAAACAGGGTAGTCGTAGACGTTTTGTTGCGCCGCTTGCGCCTTGAATTGCAGGCCGACGCCACGCAGCGAGTCCGCGCGCTCCCGGTCGCCCAGGAGCCGCCAGTTGATTTGCTCCGGCGGTTTGCGCTGTTGCTCGTCCATGGCGTCGGCCTCCGATCAAGGAACAAGCTACGACGCCGGCATGGTGACGACGAAGCTGTCGATGGTGGTGGTCGCCCCCGAGGTGATGGCGGTGCTCGACATATTGAGCTGGGCACCGGAGGTGGACACCGAGCCGTCGAAGCGGGCGTGGGTCGTATCCGCTCCGGTGGTCAGGTCATTGGCGTAGAAGCGGAACCAGCCGGCGGTGCCGGTGGCTGCGGCCGCACCGGACCAGACCTCGGCGGCAGCTTTGGAAATGGAACCGTCAGCCGGGTCACCGAAGTTGATACCATTGGTGGCCGTGCCGGCGGTGAAGACCCCGGAGGAGACGGTGATTTCCAGGAGATGGGAAACGCTTTCCCCGTCGTCGGCGCTCGTCGGTTGCACACCAGGAAAAATGCGGATCACGCCGTTTTGCATGATGCTCTTGAAGCTGTTCGTGCCGAGTAACTGGTTGCGAAGACCGGTGGAGAGACGCAGGGCCATAGGAGCCTCCTACGGATGCAACGCCACGACATACCGGCGTGGCAGGGCAATTGCCGCCGCCACGGTCGCCGGAGCATCGAGCGCGATCTTGTTTTTCGTGAAGTTAACGAACAGGCCTTGGCCAATCGCCAGGGATATCCCGCGCGGCGTGGTGCACAGCACGGCGTTTTGCGGGTCGAACTTGCCCCAGTCGTCGGCCCTGACCGACAGGTCGGAGCCGGAAATCACGCCATCAGGTGCCACCTGCCGCCGCTGCATCTGTAACGGGTCCGGACCGGTCATAAGAAAGGTGCCGGTCGTGGTGCTGACGTACAGGCCATCGTCCACGCCACGGATCGCGGTGATTTCGGCAGGGAAACGGAATGCGTTGAGCCCGGCCTTGACGAAATGGTAGCCGCCGTACCCCTCGGTATAACGCAGATCGCGGCCTACCCCGATCCATATCCGGCCGGCATACGCCCCGAGCGCCTGGCCGGCCGGAGGGTCCGTGAACCTGTCCGCCTCGGACGCCACATCCCAGGTACGACCGCCCCACTGCTCGGCCACACCGTTCTGGATGAGGCCCTTTTCGTTGCCGTTGGTCCAGAAGACTGTGCCGTCCAGTTCGGTCCAGACCACCCGGCCGGACGTGGCCAGGGACACAATCGCCTGCCTCGAACGGTCCCAGGCGATCCGGCACAGCACGTCATCAACGACCGCGTAGGCCGTTCCGTCGGCGGCCTCGAACGGATCGCGCCAGTGGCCGTCCTCGACCTTATCCCAGCCGGGCCGGCGTCGCGTCCGCCGGCCGCCGTCCAACACGTCCGCATTGACGAGACGCGCCGCCTCCCACATCTGAGTCTGCCCGTCGTAGGCCAGCCCGAGTGGGGAAACCTGAGTGTTAAGGCCGAGACAGCCGGCAAAGCGCACACGGATCACACGCACCCCCACCCCATTTCGTCGGTGATGGGGGTTGCCTCCGTCGGCCAAGGACCGACCTCGATGGCCAGATCGTCCAGAGCCGCGGCAAACCTATTGCGGTGGTAGGTGGTGTTGATCTTGTTGTCGTTCTGCTCCTGTTCGTTCGTCGCAAATCCGGTCGCACACGCGAAATCGACCAGCATAGCCGAGGCGACCTCGGGCGGCAGATCAAACGGCTTATCGGTGAGGGCCACCAGGGGGGCAGGCAGGCGATGATACTGGATCGTGAGGCGGCGCGGCGCGTGCGGGACCAGCCAGTAGCGCAACTGCCGCGCGAACGTGGCCACGCCGACGAGTTGCCCATGCCGTAGCGGACCCGGGCCGCGCATGCGCTGCAGGGCCGACCAGGGCCGGACCTTGATGGCGTGGCCCGTGGCATTGTCCCAGGCCCCATGCAGGTTGCCATGCCAGTCCGCCGGCAGCGCCACGGCTTCGGTGGCGGTCATGGTCTCGACCTCTCCCGATGTGGCCAGGGACGGCAGATAGACGCCCCGGCGCGCGAGCGTGGTGACCATTTCCCCCAGGCAGCGGTTGAACCAGCGCAGTACCTGCGGTTCATCGATCGAGGGGTCTTTGACCGTGTCGATGACCTCTTGCGCGAGCTGGTGTAGCGTGTCCGTATGGGCGTCCTTGACGCCTATGGCCGCAGCCTGGGGGATGGTGATGAGAGCGTCGGCCATGGCCTAGCAATCCCCCGACGCTTCCCAGAAACCGCTGGTGGCCGTGGCCGGCAGCGTGACGTCGAGCACGCCGCCGCCGGCGTCGGTCAGTGTTTCGGCTCCGGTGACGGTGGCGCGCTTGATCGCGCTGGACAAGCCAGTGCTGATGGTCCCGGACGTCCCCACATTGGAGAACGTGCCGAACACGGTGCGCATGTTGCCTTCGATGGTCTCGCCGGTCACGTGGGTGGTGATGGACATGGCGGCTCCTTATTCGATGCCCAGCAGCACGGGCTTGTACTGGGTGTCCACGCCGGCCGTGGCCATGGTTTTGGCAACGACGGGCTGATCGATGTCCAATTCGACGTTCATGGCGGCGAGGCTGCCGGCCACGGCGCCGGGCACCAGCATGGAGCCGACGGCCGGAGCGCCGGCGATCAACGCGATGGCGGGGCCGGAGGTCTGCGCCCAATAGTAGAAGCCGGCCGGGACAGGGCATGGGGTGATGCCGGCGGGAACGCCCTCCTCGGTGGCACTCTCCACCGTGCCCATCCAGGGGGACGGGATGAGGGACAGTTTGGACGTGGCGTCCAGGGCCACGCGGATGGTCTCCTCGAGGACCACCGTCAGCGTACCCGAAGCGGCGCAGGTGCCGTGCGACTGGATCTTGTACTGCATGCCGGCACCGGTGCCGGTATTGATCTGCAGGAAGCCACCCGCGTACTGGCCGTCCGTGACGGCAGTGGCGCCGACGGTCATTTCGACGCGGGCCTCGCCGACCTTGGTCGCGACACCGGTCAGGCCGATGTGATCCGCGACGGCGGCCGGGGCCATGGCCAGCTTGCCCGGGGAGAGCACGGCGGCGCCGGCCTTGGCCAGGCGGAACTTCCGGCCATCGTCCGAAATGCGCAGAGTCCCGATGGCCTCGGGAGTGGAGTTCTTGGCCTCGAACAGGCCGTGCGAAAACATGGTTTTGAAGGGCTTGGACATATCGGTGTCTCCTTCGAGTCGTGCGTTACGACAGGTTGCTGTGGCCGGCGTGGGCCTTGCGGTTGGAGCAGATGAGGTTGCCGTGCCAGAGAATCTTCATGGTCCGGCCGACGGGGCCTTGCAGGTCGGCCCAGGGGATACGCTTGAAGAAGCCGTCCTGGTGAATGGCAAAGCCGAGGTAGTTGGTGTTGATGGCGTAGCAATGCCCGGCCGGGCAGTAGTCGTCGGCGGCCAGGGTCATGCCCTCGTAGACCAGATGGGTGAAGCCGGCGGACGCCGTGTCCTTGTCGGTCACGAACCGCTGCTGGACCTGGAGGATGCGGGAGACCTTGTTGTAAAGGGTCTCGGTGGTCACGGCCACGTTGGGCTTGCCGGTGGCGCCGTCGCCGAGCTTGGCCGAGGAGCGCATGGTTTGCAGGCCCTCAAGGCTGATGGCTTCGGCCGTGGAATCGAACACGGCATGCCAGGGGGTCGATCCGTCGTCAGCCACCAAGTCGACCTCGGCGATGCCGCCATAGGGCCGGCTGGTGTCGGTGCTGACCAGGGAGCCAAGCCCGGTCAGGGTCGGCGCGGTGTCGGTACCGTCGGCGTAGATGGTCTTCGCCAGCCAGGCGGTGACGGTCTTCTGCGCGTTCTCGATCTTCTGGTTGACGAACTGGATCGCAGCGTAGTCGCCGTTGCTCTCCAGTTCGTCGGCCATGTAGACGGTCGCGTTGCCGTAGCCGTGTTTCCACAAGAAATAGGCGGCGTTGATGCTCTCGCGGTCATCCGAGGACAGCGGGTCGGAGCGGGTAAAGAAACCGCCCTCGGCCCCGGAGTAGTTGAGGGGGATGCGGATTTTGAGACCGCCGGACGGCCGCTCGAACAGGCCCCGCTGTTTGTTCATGAGCAAGTCGAGCAGGAACGAATCCCGGAAGTAGATGTCCACGGCCTTGCCGCCGGCGGCAAGGAAGTAGTCATTGGTGATGCTTTCGAGTTCGGCAAAGGTAAGAGGCATACCGTTTCTCCTTTACGCGCCGGAGCTGGCCCGCATATGCTTCAGTTTCATCGCTTGCACGGCGGCCACTCCGCCGTATTTCCCCGGGTCCTTGAGCATCGCGTCGAAGTCCGGCCCTCCCTGCGGGGCCTGTCCGCCGGGATTGCCGAGCACAGCCGCGTTGCCCTTGGCCTTGATGGCCGCGACCATTTCCGCTTCCTTCGCCTTCACCGCGTCCGCGACGGCCTTTTCCGTTTTGGCTTTGGCCTCGGCGAGCCGATGCGTCAGGTAGGCCGACAGGGGATCGTGCAACGGGTTGATGGACTTGATGCGGGCGAACTCGGGGGACCGCTCGAAGCCGGACAACCCGGGGTTGGCATCGCACAGGGCCTTCCAGGAAGTGGCGTCTTGGGCCTTTTTGAGCTCGGCTTGGACAGCCTGGACGGTGTTCTGGTTCCCCTCGCTGACCAGTGTTTGCGCCTCGGCCTTGGCCATCTCCGTGGCCAATTCGAAAACCTTCCCGGCGTAGGTGGCCTGGTCGATCTTCTCGGCCTTGAGCGCTTCATCCAGGGCCGCCTTCTCCCCCGCGAAATCCCTGGGCGGGGCTGCGGGCGTGTCCGGCTTGGTCGGCATGAGCTGGCCGACAAGCTGGGTGAGTGCGTCGATTTTGCCACGCAGCCCCTGCACCTCGGGAGATTCCGC
Proteins encoded in this window:
- a CDS encoding transglutaminase-like domain-containing protein; translation: MTTIFDYIATMEAAAVDNPTGDGVCIMALPTGAGTATCGVVGLVTLLAPVVEASGDWAPNAKVALPVLGSTGTTDGYRPAWGTPELTALTASGAGHVLIESQALLPPLYAVGSTGAIASNALPSWSAYGLDGSFSRTATGAMTLPALADEAYVCGLDKPIANGATSAAVVRLLQQGSITIADAAASICAGLTDQDVMARAIIRYVADLLTYTSDGDGIGDTWMCAVATLRKEHGDCEDGSILAHSLMLAAGIDPGRIRTAFGTVLTTALVETGHAWGMYRRTTDEEWIPLDWTRGASTYAGALTTIKRQVDVTDAYTAISYILTDERFYAVNDADYISKLEANRSTGDMALPVPTAAGTISLSALGAMTLFKGTLGLTMTASGRCGARAAMTLPNAAMAATGKQANATTGEMVLPAPSVVARTGAHADCALPVFAISGGAGGGGHASFKLPHLAIVASAVSELLADASLKLPKPTVAARAGVGGLCDGACDLPLPRGYGRAVQGPAARVLVDLPHLVVVGAASPLSEAMADLSLPIPAMRGHAIPAAPWAHDLVYDSTRWT
- a CDS encoding phage major capsid protein, which codes for MPLTFAELESITNDYFLAAGGKAVDIYFRDSFLLDLLMNKQRGLFERPSGGLKIRIPLNYSGAEGGFFTRSDPLSSDDRESINAAYFLWKHGYGNATVYMADELESNGDYAAIQFVNQKIENAQKTVTAWLAKTIYADGTDTAPTLTGLGSLVSTDTSRPYGGIAEVDLVADDGSTPWHAVFDSTAEAISLEGLQTMRSSAKLGDGATGKPNVAVTTETLYNKVSRILQVQQRFVTDKDTASAGFTHLVYEGMTLAADDYCPAGHCYAINTNYLGFAIHQDGFFKRIPWADLQGPVGRTMKILWHGNLICSNRKAHAGHSNLS